The Amycolatopsis methanolica 239 nucleotide sequence GAGCTGGTCGCACCACTGGGTCTGGGTCCTGCCCACCGCCGTGGCGGTGCTGGTCCGCGCCCCGCGGTGGACCCCGGTGCTGCTGGTCTTCGCCGTCGGGCCGCACTCGTGGCTGCCGCAGACCCACGACCTCGAGATGCACTGGAGGTGGTGGCAGCACCTGCTGGGGTCGTCCTACGTGCTGGCGACCATGGCCGCGCTGTATAGATCGTTATACGTCGGGAATTCGACATCCGCCTCGATCGTTGAACAACACGGCCGCCGGTTTCGCCCGTCCCGATCTGGCGACACCGGCGGCCCTGGTACCGGCACCGCCCGCCCGGTAGCGTCCGGGGAGTCCGAGGACGTGATCAACACGGTGAGGTGAGACGGTGCCGTCCCTGCTCGTCGCGAACCGGGGCGAGATCGCCGTCCGGATCCTGGGAACCGCCGCGGGCCTGGGCTTCCGCACCGTCGCCGTGTACCCGGCGGACGACACCGACTGCGCTCACGTCACCCGCGCCGACCACGCGGAACGCCTCGACGGCAGCTACCTCGACGCGGCCGCGATCGTGGCCGCCGCGCAGCGCACCGGCTGCGAGTTCCTGCACCCCGGCTACGGTTTCCTGTCCGAAAGCCCCGAACTCTCCCGCCGCTGCGCCGCGGCCGGCATCCGCTTCGCCGGACCGTCCCCGGAAGCCCTCGAACTGTTCGGCGACAAGACCCGGGCCCGCGCACGCGCCCGCGAGCTGGGCATCCCCGTCCTCCCGGGCACCGACGGCCCCACCGACGCGGCCACGGCCGAGGCGTTCTTCGCCGAGCACGGCGCCGTGATGGTCAAGGCACTGGCCGGTGGCGGCGGACGCGGAATGCGGCCGGTGACCGACGCCGCCGACCTGCCCGCCGCACTGCGCCGGTGCGCCTCCGAGGCCGCGGCCGCGTTCGGCGACGGATCGGTCTACCTCGAACGCCTCCTCCCCCGCGCCCGCCACATCGAGGTGCAGATCGCCGCCGACCGCGAGACGGTGCTCGCGCTCGGCGACCGCGACTGCAGCCTCCAGCGCCGGCGCCAAAAGCTCGTCGAAATCGCGCCCGCGGCACTTCCCGAGCCCCTGCGAAAGCGTTTGCACGCGGCCGCCACCGCGCTCATCGGGTCCACTGTGTACCGCGGCCTGGCCACTGTGGAGTTCCTGGTCGACGGCCGCGAGTTCGTGTTCCTGGAGGTGAACCCGCGACTCCAGGTCGAGCACACCGTGACCGAGGAGGTCACCGGGCTCGACCTGGTCGAGATCGGGCTCCGCATCGCCGCCGGCGAACCGCTGGACCGCACCGTCCCCGAGCCGCGCGGGGTGGCGATTCAGGCCCGCGTCAACACCGAAACGGTGCGACCGGACGGCACCGTGCTGCCCTGCGGCGGCACGCTCACCACGTTCCAGCCGCCCACCGGGCGCGGCGTCCGTGTGGACACCCACGGCTACCAGGGCCACGCGGGCAACCCGCGCTACGACTCGTTGCTGGCCAAGGTGATCGTCACCGGCCCCGACCTCGCCGCGGCCGCCGCCCTCGCCCGCCGCGCGCTCGGCGAGTTCGCCATCGCCGGCCCGCCGACGAACCTCGCCCTGCTCCGGGCGCTCCTGGCCGAGCCGCTCGACGCCGCCGACACGACCTTCGTGGACCGCCGCCTGCCGGACCTGGTGGACGAGATCGCCGGACCGGCCGCCGCGGCCGGCACGGTCACCGCGCCACAACAGGGTGTCGTGGTGCAGGTGTGCGTGGCGGAGGGCGAGACCGTGACGGCCGGTGCGGAACTCGTCGTGCTCGAAGCGATGAAGATGGAGCACGTGATCACCGCCGAGCGAGGTGGCGTCGTGCTCGGTGTCGCGGTCAAACCCGGCGACGCGGTGAGCGCCGGGGCGGTCCTGGTGACGCTACGGGAGAACGGCGACACCACCGCGGCCGGTGAGGTGACCGAGGCCGACCTCGACCACGTGCGGCCGGACCTCGCGGAAACCCTGGCGCGGCACGAGATCGGCCTGGACGCCGCCCGCCCGGACGCGGTGCGCAAGCGCCACTCCACCGGACATCGGACCGCGCGTGAAAACGTCGAGGACCTGTGCGACCCCGGCAGCTTCACCGAGTACGGCG carries:
- a CDS encoding acetyl-CoA carboxylase family protein, with protein sequence MPSLLVANRGEIAVRILGTAAGLGFRTVAVYPADDTDCAHVTRADHAERLDGSYLDAAAIVAAAQRTGCEFLHPGYGFLSESPELSRRCAAAGIRFAGPSPEALELFGDKTRARARARELGIPVLPGTDGPTDAATAEAFFAEHGAVMVKALAGGGGRGMRPVTDAADLPAALRRCASEAAAAFGDGSVYLERLLPRARHIEVQIAADRETVLALGDRDCSLQRRRQKLVEIAPAALPEPLRKRLHAAATALIGSTVYRGLATVEFLVDGREFVFLEVNPRLQVEHTVTEEVTGLDLVEIGLRIAAGEPLDRTVPEPRGVAIQARVNTETVRPDGTVLPCGGTLTTFQPPTGRGVRVDTHGYQGHAGNPRYDSLLAKVIVTGPDLAAAAALARRALGEFAIAGPPTNLALLRALLAEPLDAADTTFVDRRLPDLVDEIAGPAAAAGTVTAPQQGVVVQVCVAEGETVTAGAELVVLEAMKMEHVITAERGGVVLGVAVKPGDAVSAGAVLVTLRENGDTTAAGEVTEADLDHVRPDLAETLARHEIGLDAARPDAVRKRHSTGHRTARENVEDLCDPGSFTEYGALAIAAQRRRRDLGDLIRRTPADGMVTGTGTVGGRPVVVLAYDYTVLAGTQGVHNHRKTDRMLRIACDRKLPVVLFAEGGGGRPGDTDTSAVAQLDVPTFRMAAQLAGEVPTVAIVSGYCFAGNAALAGVCDVVIATEGSSLGMGGPAMIEGGGLGAVAPGEVGPMPVQYANGVVDVLVADEAEAVDVARRYLSYFAGPAEAGEPHDQRRLRHLVPENRVRVYDVRPVLSTVADPGSLLELRSGFGAGVITALARIGGIPVGVLANNPGHLGGAIDGHAADKATRFVNLCRAHSLPVVSFVDTPGFMVGPEAEKTATVRRFGDLFVAGARLTAPLVAVVLRKAYGLGAMAMTGGSLHAPALTVAWPTGEFGGMGLEGAVRLGFRKELESIADPEARHARYTELVAEYYERGKALSTATVFEIDDVIDPADTRARIVHTLTATA